The Leptospira ellinghausenii genome contains the following window.
GTGATCCTCCAAGGAGGATCGAAATAAAACTGGAAACCACCCAAATGATGACTTCGGTGTAAAACTCCATCGGAACCAAACGGGAAAGGATACCTGTAAAAATGGCTCCAACTCCTAAAAACATCACAAAGGTCCCAGGCAAAAGGAATTCAGAAAAAAGGAGAATGATTCCCATTAAAATCCATAAGTATGCAGTGTTTGCCAAAATCAAATCCAATGTGTGATCCTCTAAGGAAGTAGACCATTCCAATCAGATCATGGCAAGAAAAATAATACTTTGATTCATGAGATAGTGCAAAGAACCTGTCTAGTGTGAAACGAATATTTTACATTCTTTTATCTGTTTTTCTTTTTTTCCAATTGTTTCCAGTTCCCAGAGAAAATCCACCTGTGACATCTGAGATAGTCGTCTCTGATGAGATAAAACAAATTCTAAAACGAAGTTGTTACGATTGCCATTCGAATGAAACCACTTGGCCTTTTTATTCCTATGTGTTCCCTGTTTCCTATTTGGTCTCAAACCATGTGACCGAAGGTAGAGAAGAATTGAATTTTTCTGAATTTGGTAAATTGCCAGAACGAAAACAAAACAAAAAAATTTATGAAGTTTGGGAACAAGTGGATGATGGGGAAATGCCACCGCTCGATTACCGTTTGATGCACCCAAGTGCCAAATTATCCGATAAAGACAAAGAAGTTTTAAAAAACTGGGCAAACCAATTCAGTGAGGAATCGGAATGAAGGAAAAAAAATTATGGGGTGGTCGATTTGATGCTCCACCTTCTTCTCTCATGATTCGAATTGGTGAATCCATAAGCTTCGATAAAGAACTCTACCAACATGATATTGTTGGTTCCATATCCCATTCTCGTATGTTAAAACGAATCGGCATCCTTACCGAGTCGGAACAAAGAAAGATCGAAACTGGACTCAATCAAATCCTGAAGGAAATTGATTCTGGTAAATTTGAATTTAAAATTGAAAATGAAGACATTCATATGTCCATTGAGTCTCGCCTAACGGAACTTCTAGGTGATTTAGGAAAAAAACTCCATACAGGTAGAAGTCGGAATGACCAAGTGTCACAAGATGTTCGTTTGTACATTAAATCAGAAATCCATTCCATTTTGGTTCTGGTATTTGACTTGTTACAAGTTTGGGTGAAAAAAGCAGAATCCCATGTAAAAACAATCATCCCTGGGTACACGCATTTACAAATTGCACAACCCATTCGAGCTTCTCATTATTTTTTAGCTCATTTTTGGGCCAATGTTCGAGATTTTGAAGATTTTTTATCGGCTTACGAAAGAGCTGATGAGCTCGTGTTAGGTTCTGGTGCTTTAGCAGGAGTCAATTATGAAACCGATCGAGAATTTTTGAGAAAAGATTTACATTTGAACCGAATGTCTGAGAACTCAATGGATGCAGTGAGCCAAAGAGATCATATTTTCAAATTTTTATTTGCCTCTTCTCAATTTATGATCCATGTCTCTCGGTTTTGTGAAGAAATCATTTTATACACTTCGCAGGAATTTAGTTATTTTAAGTTGCCCGACCACTTAACGACAGGTTCATCGATCATGCCTCAGAAAAAGAATCCAGATGTGGCAGAACTCATTCGTGGGAAAGCAGGTCGTGTGATCGGTAATCTAAACCACCTTTTGGTTATGTTAAAGGGAACTCCCTTATCCTATAACCGTGACTTCCAAGAAGATAAACTTCCACTATTTGACACAGTCAAACAAATCAAAATCTGTACGGAAGGGATCCGGGATATGGTGGAAGGGATTCAAATTTTCCCAGAGAATGCCATTCGGAGTTTGCGGAATGGATTTTCCACTGCCACAGACTTAGCTGATTGGCTTGTGAGTACAAAAGGAATTCCGTTCCGTTCTGCCCATGAAATTGTGGGGGAACTTGTGAAACATTGTTCCACAAAAGGGGTGGATTTATTCACAATCCCTAGTGGGGAAAGGGGACAGATCCACGCTGTTCTCACTGACCCAGGGTATGAAGCTGCCATTTCACTTGAAACTTCCTGTGATAAAAAAGATGTTTATGGAGGCACAGCTCTCCCACGTCAAAAAGAACAGATCAAAAAGGCCAAAGCCAAGTTAAACGAATTGACCAAAAAATTAAAGGCGATAGAATCCAAAGGTAAAAAATAATTATGAATCGAGTTTCCATTTCTCATCTCAAATCTCTGACAGTTTTATTCCTACTGATGAGCCAAACTGCTTTTTGTAGTGACCAAACCTTCAAAAAAATCACATATGAACCTTTGGCATACTCACCAACCAAAGTTTTAGTCAAAAGGGTTGACCAAACTACCGTTAAACTTCCTGAAAAACCTGCTATTTATGCTGTGGTCCAAACAACACAAGGTGACTTAGTCATTGAACTTTACGACCAAGCTGCTCCTAAAACAGTTCAAAATTTCATCGATCTTGCCCAAGGGGAAAAAGATTTTAAAACAGAAAAAGGTTCCGAACGACGCCCGTTTTATGATGGGTTGAAGTTCCACAGAGTGATCGAAAATTTTATGGCCCAAGGGGGATGCCCTAGAGGGGATGGAACGGGTGGACCTGGATTTCAATTTGAAGATGAAATCAACGGGAAGGCACTCGGATTAGACAAACTCAAAATCAAAGATGCACCTGAATACCAATCGCAATTACAAAGGGTAGTATTGTCTGAATTTAATATCAAGTCACGGCAAGAATTTGAAGAAAAAAGGACTGAGGTTGAAAAAGCATACCAGGAAGCAATGGAACTCCCTGTGTTAGAAGTTTTATACCGAGTTGGGTATCGATTTAATGAAGTGTTACCAAGTAAAAAAGCAACTCGCGGAGCTC
Protein-coding sequences here:
- a CDS encoding heme-binding domain-containing protein; its protein translation is MKRIFYILLSVFLFFQLFPVPRENPPVTSEIVVSDEIKQILKRSCYDCHSNETTWPFYSYVFPVSYLVSNHVTEGREELNFSEFGKLPERKQNKKIYEVWEQVDDGEMPPLDYRLMHPSAKLSDKDKEVLKNWANQFSEESE
- the argH gene encoding argininosuccinate lyase, producing MKEKKLWGGRFDAPPSSLMIRIGESISFDKELYQHDIVGSISHSRMLKRIGILTESEQRKIETGLNQILKEIDSGKFEFKIENEDIHMSIESRLTELLGDLGKKLHTGRSRNDQVSQDVRLYIKSEIHSILVLVFDLLQVWVKKAESHVKTIIPGYTHLQIAQPIRASHYFLAHFWANVRDFEDFLSAYERADELVLGSGALAGVNYETDREFLRKDLHLNRMSENSMDAVSQRDHIFKFLFASSQFMIHVSRFCEEIILYTSQEFSYFKLPDHLTTGSSIMPQKKNPDVAELIRGKAGRVIGNLNHLLVMLKGTPLSYNRDFQEDKLPLFDTVKQIKICTEGIRDMVEGIQIFPENAIRSLRNGFSTATDLADWLVSTKGIPFRSAHEIVGELVKHCSTKGVDLFTIPSGERGQIHAVLTDPGYEAAISLETSCDKKDVYGGTALPRQKEQIKKAKAKLNELTKKLKAIESKGKK
- a CDS encoding peptidylprolyl isomerase, whose protein sequence is MTVLFLLMSQTAFCSDQTFKKITYEPLAYSPTKVLVKRVDQTTVKLPEKPAIYAVVQTTQGDLVIELYDQAAPKTVQNFIDLAQGEKDFKTEKGSERRPFYDGLKFHRVIENFMAQGGCPRGDGTGGPGFQFEDEINGKALGLDKLKIKDAPEYQSQLQRVVLSEFNIKSRQEFEEKRTEVEKAYQEAMELPVLEVLYRVGYRFNEVLPSKKATRGALAMANAGPNTNGSQFFINQVDTPHLNGLHTVFGFLITGYDVLDRIIEKGNLQTTIRKVLVIDKRQ